A genomic region of Enterococcus sp. 12C11_DIV0727 contains the following coding sequences:
- the rpoD gene encoding RNA polymerase sigma factor RpoD, producing the protein MEKETEKKYAAALAAFIKENKPKGNVFYDDLTNTLATPFTLNADEMEKLIQKVEDAGISVVDENGDPSEHSLKKDAKVAEKAQMEDLSAPTGVKINDPVRMYLKEIGRVQLLTAAEEVELALKIEEGDQEAKQRLAEANLRLVVSIAKRYVGRGMQFLDLIQEGNMGLMKAVEKFDYRKGFKFSTYATWWIRQAITRAIADQARTIRIPVHMVETINKLIRIQRQLLQDLGREPTPEEIGAEMDLPTEKVREILKIAQEPVSLETPIGEEDDSHLGDFIEDQDATSPAEHAAYELLKEQLEDVLDTLTDREENVLRLRFGLDDGRTRTLEEVGKVFGVTRERIRQIEAKALRKLRHPSRSKQLKDFLE; encoded by the coding sequence ATGGAAAAAGAAACAGAAAAAAAATATGCAGCTGCATTGGCAGCCTTTATCAAAGAAAACAAGCCTAAAGGCAATGTTTTTTATGATGATCTAACAAACACATTAGCAACACCGTTTACATTGAATGCCGACGAAATGGAAAAGTTGATTCAAAAAGTCGAAGATGCTGGTATCAGTGTCGTTGATGAGAATGGTGACCCAAGTGAACATAGTCTTAAAAAAGACGCAAAAGTTGCTGAAAAAGCCCAAATGGAAGATTTATCTGCCCCGACTGGTGTTAAAATCAATGACCCTGTTCGGATGTATCTAAAAGAAATCGGACGTGTTCAATTATTAACAGCAGCAGAAGAAGTAGAATTAGCCCTGAAAATTGAAGAAGGCGATCAAGAAGCTAAACAACGTTTAGCAGAAGCTAACTTACGTCTGGTGGTTTCCATTGCAAAACGTTATGTAGGACGTGGCATGCAATTCCTTGATTTGATCCAAGAAGGAAATATGGGCCTGATGAAAGCTGTTGAGAAATTTGATTACCGTAAAGGATTTAAATTTTCAACATATGCAACTTGGTGGATTCGTCAAGCAATCACTCGTGCGATCGCTGACCAAGCTAGAACGATTCGGATTCCGGTGCATATGGTGGAAACAATCAATAAATTGATTCGAATACAACGTCAATTGTTACAAGATTTGGGTCGGGAACCAACACCTGAAGAAATTGGTGCTGAGATGGATTTACCAACTGAAAAAGTCCGTGAAATCTTAAAAATCGCACAAGAGCCAGTTTCATTGGAAACACCAATTGGTGAAGAAGATGATTCTCATCTTGGAGATTTTATTGAGGACCAAGATGCAACAAGTCCTGCAGAACATGCAGCATATGAATTATTAAAAGAACAATTGGAAGATGTATTAGATACATTAACTGACCGTGAAGAAAATGTATTACGTTTACGTTTTGGTTTAGATGATGGACGTACTCGTACATTGGAAGAAGTTGGTAAAGTTTTTGGTGTAACACGCGAACGGATTCGTCAAATCGAAGCCAAAGCATTGCGCAAACTACGTCATCCTTCTCGTTCTAAACAATTAAAAGATTTTCTAGAATAG